The following are encoded together in the Acidovorax sp. KKS102 genome:
- a CDS encoding glycoside hydrolase family 15 protein codes for MNTAATQPQTGSLNLGMIGNCAISALIDDHARMVWCCLPRFDGDPVFNALLQPGDEGSHFAIELEDLASAHQWYEPNTAILRTQLFDKAGHGIEITDFAPRFYSRSRYFRPMTLVRRVRPIQGSPRIRVALKVRYDWGQTTPEITRGSNHIRYVGEGMTLRLSTDAPVSHVLSGQAFVLTREHNFLLGADETLVDGIADTARHFEQETTAYWRSWSRALAIPLEWQDAVIRAAITLKLSLYEETGAIVAAMTTSIPESAHSGRNWDYRYCWLRDAFFVVRALNSISEVGTMEDYLRWLSNVVVEGGDGHIQPLYGIGLEKDLPERFVPQLAGYRGMGPVRVGNQAAEHFQHDVYGNIVLGAAQAFHDHRLLHRAGLAEFKRLEQVGDNAVRVYGQPDAGMWELRTRARVHTSSALMSWAACDRLAKIAATLQLADRARHWQQHADRMRAEILDQSWCEERQAFAESFGGHELDASVLLMAEVGLIDPKDPRFVSTVEAMEKSLCDGPYMRRYEAADDFGKPETAFNICTFWRIDALARIGRKAEARAIFETMLAARNPLGLLSEDTHPDTREMWGNFPQTYSMVGVINAAVRLSAPWDSVI; via the coding sequence ATGAACACCGCCGCCACACAGCCCCAGACGGGCTCGCTCAACCTCGGGATGATCGGCAACTGCGCCATCAGCGCACTGATCGACGACCACGCCCGTATGGTGTGGTGCTGCCTGCCGCGCTTTGATGGCGATCCGGTGTTCAACGCCCTGCTGCAGCCCGGCGACGAGGGCAGCCACTTCGCGATCGAGCTGGAAGACCTGGCATCGGCCCACCAGTGGTACGAGCCCAACACCGCCATCCTGCGCACGCAGTTGTTCGACAAGGCGGGCCATGGCATCGAGATCACCGACTTTGCGCCGCGCTTTTACAGCCGCTCGCGCTACTTCCGGCCCATGACGCTGGTGCGCCGGGTGCGCCCCATCCAGGGCTCGCCGCGCATACGGGTGGCGCTCAAGGTGCGCTACGACTGGGGCCAGACCACGCCCGAGATCACGCGCGGCAGCAACCACATCCGCTATGTGGGCGAGGGCATGACACTGCGCCTGTCCACCGACGCGCCGGTGTCGCATGTGCTTTCAGGCCAGGCGTTTGTGCTCACGCGCGAACACAACTTTCTGCTGGGCGCCGACGAGACGCTGGTGGACGGCATTGCCGACACCGCCCGCCACTTTGAGCAGGAGACCACGGCCTACTGGCGCAGCTGGAGCCGTGCGCTGGCCATTCCGCTGGAGTGGCAGGATGCGGTGATCCGTGCAGCCATCACGCTCAAGCTGTCGCTGTACGAAGAGACCGGCGCCATCGTGGCCGCCATGACCACCAGCATCCCCGAATCCGCCCACAGCGGCCGCAACTGGGACTACCGCTACTGCTGGCTGCGTGATGCGTTTTTTGTGGTGCGCGCGCTCAACAGCATCTCCGAAGTGGGCACCATGGAGGACTACCTGCGCTGGCTGAGCAACGTGGTGGTCGAAGGCGGCGACGGCCACATCCAGCCGCTGTATGGCATTGGGCTGGAAAAAGACCTGCCCGAGCGTTTTGTACCCCAGCTGGCGGGCTACCGGGGCATGGGCCCGGTGCGCGTGGGTAACCAGGCGGCCGAGCATTTTCAGCACGACGTGTACGGCAACATCGTGCTGGGCGCGGCCCAGGCCTTTCACGACCACCGCCTGCTGCACCGCGCGGGCCTGGCCGAATTCAAGCGGCTGGAACAGGTGGGCGACAACGCCGTGCGCGTGTACGGCCAGCCCGACGCGGGCATGTGGGAGCTGCGCACGCGCGCCCGGGTGCACACCTCGTCGGCCCTGATGAGCTGGGCCGCCTGCGACCGCCTGGCCAAGATCGCCGCCACGCTGCAACTGGCCGACCGCGCCCGCCACTGGCAGCAGCATGCCGACCGCATGCGCGCCGAGATTCTCGACCAATCGTGGTGCGAAGAACGCCAGGCGTTTGCCGAGAGTTTTGGCGGGCATGAGCTGGATGCCAGCGTGCTACTGATGGCCGAGGTGGGCCTCATCGACCCGAAAGACCCGCGTTTTGTGAGCACCGTGGAGGCCATGGAAAAGAGCCTGTGCGATGGCCCCTACATGCGCCGCTACGAGGCGGCCGACGACTTTGGCAAGCCCGAAACGGCCTTCAACATCTGCACCTTCTGGCGCATCGACGCGCTGGCGCGCATTGGCCGCAAGGCCGAGGCGCGGGCCATCTTCGAGACCATGCTGGCCGCCCGCAATCCGCTGGGCCTGCTGTCGGAAGACACTCACCCCGACACCCGCGAGATGTGGGGCAACTTCCCGCAGACCTATTCGATGGTGGGCGTGATCAACGCCGCCGTGCGCCTGTCAGCGCCCTGGGACAGCGTGATTTGA
- the otsA gene encoding alpha,alpha-trehalose-phosphate synthase (UDP-forming) — protein MSRLVVISNRLADPRKPAAGGLAVALGEALNQTGGLWFGWSGTVVEGGTPGEGELHTRQAGAVTLATVDLCREDHDSYYHGYSNSVLWPVFHYRLDLADFNASYIAGYRRVNQMFARKLLPLLRDDDVIWVHDYHLIPLAAELRAMGCKQRIGFFLHIPMPPPLIMAAIPQHEWLMRSLFAYDLVGLQSEADVAHFTRYVRNEGGAEAVDEKRVRAFGATVVVQSFPIGIDVDEFTRLTHAPDAVETYENMRDEYSRRRLLLGIDRLDYSKGIPHRVRAFRELLDRYPENRGSATMIMIASPSRDDVHAYADLRQELEGLCGSINGDYGELDWMPVRYIHRMVARKRVPGLCRAAAVGLVTPLRDGMNLVAKEYVVAQDPDNPGVLVLSRFAGAAEQLKEALLVNPYDPQGMADSIQQALQMPLAERQARHQRLMARIKEHDVHWWRKAFMDALQAAAD, from the coding sequence ATGAGCCGTCTTGTCGTCATCTCCAACCGCCTTGCTGATCCCCGCAAACCCGCCGCCGGGGGCCTGGCTGTGGCCCTGGGTGAAGCCCTCAACCAGACCGGAGGACTCTGGTTTGGCTGGAGCGGCACCGTGGTCGAAGGCGGCACGCCCGGCGAGGGCGAACTGCACACCCGCCAAGCCGGTGCCGTCACCCTGGCCACCGTGGACCTGTGCCGCGAAGACCACGACAGCTACTACCACGGCTACAGCAACAGCGTGCTGTGGCCGGTGTTCCATTACCGGCTGGACCTGGCCGACTTCAACGCCAGCTACATCGCAGGCTACCGCCGCGTGAACCAGATGTTTGCGCGCAAGCTGCTGCCGCTGCTGCGCGACGACGATGTGATCTGGGTGCACGACTACCACCTGATTCCGCTGGCGGCCGAACTGCGCGCCATGGGCTGCAAGCAGCGCATCGGCTTCTTTCTGCACATCCCCATGCCGCCGCCGCTCATCATGGCGGCCATCCCTCAGCACGAGTGGCTGATGCGGTCGCTGTTCGCCTACGACCTGGTGGGCCTGCAAAGCGAGGCCGATGTGGCGCATTTCACGCGCTATGTGCGCAACGAAGGCGGCGCCGAAGCGGTGGACGAAAAGCGCGTGCGCGCGTTTGGGGCCACGGTGGTGGTGCAGTCCTTTCCCATCGGCATCGACGTGGACGAATTCACGCGCCTCACGCACGCCCCCGACGCGGTGGAGACCTACGAGAACATGCGCGACGAGTATTCACGCCGGCGCCTGCTGCTGGGCATTGACCGGCTCGACTACTCCAAGGGCATCCCGCACCGCGTGCGGGCCTTTCGCGAGCTGCTGGACCGCTACCCCGAAAACCGGGGCAGCGCGACGATGATCATGATCGCCTCGCCCAGCCGCGACGACGTGCACGCGTATGCCGACCTGCGCCAGGAGCTGGAGGGACTGTGCGGCTCGATCAATGGCGACTACGGCGAGCTGGACTGGATGCCCGTGCGCTACATCCACCGCATGGTGGCGCGTAAACGTGTGCCGGGCCTGTGCCGCGCCGCCGCCGTGGGGCTGGTCACACCGCTGCGCGACGGCATGAACCTGGTGGCCAAGGAATACGTGGTGGCGCAAGACCCGGACAACCCCGGCGTGCTGGTGCTGTCACGCTTTGCGGGTGCGGCGGAACAGCTGAAAGAAGCGCTGCTGGTGAACCCCTACGACCCCCAGGGCATGGCCGACAGCATCCAGCAGGCGCTGCAAATGCCGCTGGCCGAGCGGCAGGCGCGGCACCAGAGGCTCATGGCGCGCATCAAGGAACACGATGTGCACTGGTGGCGCAAGGCATTCATGGATGCGCTGCAGGCCGCTGCGGACTGA
- a CDS encoding DUF2905 domain-containing protein, whose translation MLRWLIVIFLALVFINGLSPLLQRLGLGRLPGDFKFKLFGRDWFIPLASTVLLSFVVSLIAKWV comes from the coding sequence ATGCTCCGCTGGCTCATCGTCATCTTCCTCGCGCTGGTGTTCATCAACGGCCTGTCGCCGCTGCTGCAGCGCCTGGGGCTGGGCCGCCTGCCGGGCGACTTCAAGTTCAAGCTGTTTGGGCGCGACTGGTTCATTCCGCTGGCCAGCACCGTGCTGCTCAGCTTTGTGGTCAGCCTGATTGCCAAGTGGGTGTGA
- a CDS encoding class I SAM-dependent methyltransferase, producing the protein MRAVTQRPDSLTTALHQYIAQAIAAEGGWLGFDRFMALALYTPGLGYYANDSTKFGAMPESGSDFVTAPELTPLFGQTLAVQVGEALERTGTHEVWEFGAGSGALALQLLDALGDRVQRYTIVDLSGSLRARQQAKLIAHAHKLRWVDALPEKFSGVVVGNEVLDAMPVQLLARHGGQQGGVWHERGVVVAEDGSFAWADRPTALRPPLDIEGPQDYLTEIHAQGEGFIRMLADRLERGAAFLLDYGFGEDEYYHPQRHMGTVMCHQGHLADGDPLVEVGRKDITAHVNFTAMALAAQEAGLQVLGYTTQAHFLINCGLLSKMELLAQAERATAAKLIMEHEMGELFKVLALGAGDAWEPVGFAHGDRSHRL; encoded by the coding sequence ATGCGGGCCGTGACCCAAAGACCCGACAGTTTAACGACCGCCCTGCACCAGTACATTGCCCAGGCCATTGCCGCCGAGGGCGGATGGCTGGGTTTTGACCGCTTCATGGCCTTGGCGCTGTACACACCCGGCCTGGGCTATTACGCCAACGACTCCACCAAATTTGGCGCCATGCCCGAATCGGGCAGCGACTTTGTGACCGCCCCTGAACTCACGCCCCTGTTCGGCCAGACGCTGGCCGTGCAGGTGGGCGAGGCCCTGGAACGCACCGGCACCCATGAGGTGTGGGAGTTTGGCGCAGGCTCTGGCGCGCTGGCGCTGCAGTTGCTGGATGCGTTGGGCGACCGGGTGCAGCGCTACACCATCGTCGATCTGTCGGGCAGCCTGCGGGCCCGCCAGCAGGCCAAGCTGATTGCCCACGCGCACAAGCTGCGCTGGGTAGATGCCCTGCCCGAAAAGTTCAGCGGCGTGGTGGTGGGCAACGAAGTGCTGGACGCCATGCCCGTGCAACTGCTGGCGCGCCACGGCGGTCAGCAGGGCGGTGTGTGGCATGAGCGCGGTGTGGTGGTGGCCGAAGACGGCAGTTTTGCTTGGGCCGACCGCCCCACGGCCCTGCGCCCGCCCCTCGATATTGAAGGCCCGCAGGACTACCTGACCGAAATCCACGCCCAGGGCGAAGGCTTCATCCGCATGCTGGCCGACCGTCTGGAGCGGGGTGCGGCCTTTTTGCTGGACTATGGCTTTGGCGAAGACGAGTACTACCACCCCCAGCGCCACATGGGCACGGTGATGTGCCACCAGGGCCATTTGGCCGACGGCGACCCGCTGGTGGAGGTGGGGCGCAAAGACATCACCGCCCACGTCAACTTCACCGCCATGGCCCTGGCCGCGCAAGAGGCGGGCCTGCAGGTGCTGGGTTACACCACCCAGGCGCATTTCCTGATCAACTGCGGTTTGCTATCAAAAATGGAGCTGCTTGCGCAAGCAGAGCGGGCGACAGCGGCCAAATTGATCATGGAGCATGAAATGGGCGAGCTGTTCAAGGTGCTGGCCCTGGGCGCGGGCGATGCGTGGGAGCCCGTGGGGTTTGCGCACGGAGACCGGTCGCACCGGCTTTGA
- a CDS encoding SDR family oxidoreductase yields MSPTSRPRTVLVTGAAKRLGRSIALALAAGGWQVAVHYRASAQDAIDTVAACADLAGASAHFDADFEDEAAVRGLVPRVITHFGQLDAVVNSASLFEHDDVQTFSFAALEKHLRSNTATPVLLAQALHRHVADRAAAGEADARGAVVNLLDQKLWNQNPDFMSYTLSKAALEAAGTMLALALAPRVRVVGVAPGLTLTSHMLSDEKFAQLHALSPLGRSSTPEDVAATVKFALENQSITGTTLLVDGGQHLMKFERDFSLM; encoded by the coding sequence ATGTCCCCCACATCCCGTCCACGCACCGTTCTGGTCACCGGCGCTGCCAAGCGCCTGGGCCGCAGCATTGCCCTGGCATTGGCCGCCGGGGGCTGGCAGGTGGCCGTGCATTACCGCGCCTCGGCCCAGGACGCTATCGATACCGTAGCTGCCTGCGCTGATCTGGCGGGCGCTAGCGCCCATTTTGATGCTGATTTTGAAGACGAGGCTGCCGTGCGCGGCCTGGTGCCACGGGTGATCACGCACTTTGGCCAACTGGACGCGGTGGTCAACAGCGCATCGCTGTTCGAGCACGACGATGTGCAGACCTTCAGCTTTGCCGCGCTGGAAAAGCACCTGCGCAGCAACACGGCCACGCCGGTGCTGCTGGCCCAGGCGTTGCACCGACATGTGGCCGACCGCGCGGCTGCGGGCGAGGCCGACGCGCGCGGCGCGGTGGTCAACCTGCTGGACCAGAAGCTCTGGAACCAGAACCCTGACTTCATGAGCTACACGCTCTCGAAAGCGGCACTGGAGGCCGCGGGCACCATGCTGGCCCTGGCGCTGGCCCCGCGCGTGCGCGTGGTGGGCGTGGCGCCCGGACTCACGCTGACCAGTCACATGTTGAGCGACGAAAAGTTTGCCCAGCTGCACGCCCTGAGCCCCCTGGGCCGCTCGTCCACGCCCGAAGACGTGGCAGCCACCGTGAAGTTTGCGCTGGAAAACCAGTCCATCACTGGCACCACGCTGCTGGTGGACGGGGGCCAGCACCTGATGAAATTTGAACGCGACTTCTCCCTGATGTGA
- a CDS encoding dihydroneopterin aldolase: MTQTPSQMTGTQILTLTGLRFDANLGILEHEKVDPQPIQVDAELSLGVQPLAPRDDDISHVLDYRRVRQIIIDECTAEHVNLLESLIGKLANRLMQLPGVLGVRVKIAKLEIFDDCEVAIRVETGQW, encoded by the coding sequence ATGACACAGACCCCTTCCCAGATGACTGGCACGCAGATCCTGACGCTGACCGGTTTGCGCTTTGATGCCAACCTGGGCATCCTTGAGCACGAAAAAGTCGATCCCCAGCCCATCCAGGTCGATGCCGAACTGAGCCTGGGCGTGCAGCCCCTGGCCCCGCGCGACGACGACATCAGCCATGTGCTGGACTACCGCCGTGTGCGCCAGATCATCATCGACGAATGCACCGCCGAGCACGTGAACCTGCTGGAGAGCCTGATCGGCAAGCTGGCCAACCGCCTGATGCAGCTGCCCGGCGTGCTGGGCGTGCGCGTGAAGATTGCCAAACTCGAAATTTTTGACGACTGCGAAGTGGCCATTCGCGTCGAGACAGGACAGTGGTGA
- a CDS encoding aldehyde dehydrogenase family protein: MNATAQPWIAGQWAAVGGRAVADSVDPSTGKVLGQFADAGIATAEAAIDAARIAFLRSDWAHAPRLRAAVMLEFANRVERRAGELALLLAQETGKLLKPAQMELAGTVSEIRFYAGLARTIFGRTTEVEPGTLSVLAREAAGVAGIIVPWNAASILLVRSLAPAMAAGCTSVIKMAPQAALFQTELLRCLVEIPELPPGVINFYSCTSSQPSEALVTSPDVDVISFTGSVPVGQRIMASAASTLKRLNLELGGKAPGIVFADADPAAIAPQLVAAATIAAGQQCTALDRVLVHESLLEPLRDALAAHMRSIAVGPATEAGSQMGPLIDVANRDRIDRLVDEARHYGEVIVRGEVLGGRLAGGAFIGPSLVQVGALDSPIVQEEFFGPVLNLESFRDEAEAVARANATRFGLSASVWTHDGARARRVARALRSGTVWINTHNKLLPEAETGGFGASGYGRLHGAEAMLEFLETKHVYEDIGRVKPRTEST, encoded by the coding sequence ATGAATGCCACCGCTCAACCCTGGATAGCCGGGCAGTGGGCCGCTGTCGGCGGCCGCGCGGTCGCCGACAGCGTCGACCCCAGCACCGGCAAGGTGCTCGGACAGTTCGCGGACGCCGGAATCGCCACTGCCGAAGCGGCGATCGACGCCGCGCGCATCGCCTTCCTGCGCAGCGACTGGGCGCATGCGCCGCGCTTGCGCGCGGCCGTGATGCTTGAATTCGCCAATCGTGTCGAGCGTCGCGCCGGCGAACTGGCGCTGCTGCTGGCGCAGGAGACCGGCAAGCTGTTGAAGCCGGCGCAGATGGAACTGGCCGGCACCGTGTCGGAGATCCGTTTCTACGCAGGACTGGCGCGCACGATCTTCGGCCGCACCACCGAGGTCGAGCCGGGTACGCTGTCCGTGCTCGCGCGCGAAGCGGCCGGCGTGGCAGGCATCATCGTGCCGTGGAACGCCGCGTCCATCCTGCTGGTGCGCTCGCTGGCGCCCGCGATGGCAGCAGGTTGCACCAGCGTCATCAAGATGGCGCCGCAGGCAGCGCTGTTCCAGACCGAGCTGCTGCGCTGCCTGGTCGAGATTCCGGAGCTGCCGCCCGGCGTCATCAACTTCTACAGCTGCACCAGCAGCCAGCCGAGCGAGGCCCTGGTCACCTCCCCGGATGTCGATGTGATCAGCTTCACCGGCAGCGTGCCGGTCGGCCAGCGCATCATGGCCAGCGCGGCATCGACGCTCAAGCGCTTGAACCTGGAGCTGGGCGGCAAGGCGCCGGGCATCGTGTTCGCGGATGCAGACCCGGCCGCCATCGCACCGCAGCTGGTCGCCGCCGCCACCATCGCCGCCGGACAGCAGTGCACGGCGCTCGACCGGGTCCTGGTGCACGAGTCGCTGCTGGAGCCGCTGCGCGACGCCCTGGCCGCGCACATGCGCAGCATCGCGGTCGGCCCGGCCACCGAGGCCGGAAGCCAGATGGGGCCGTTGATCGACGTCGCCAACCGCGACCGCATCGACCGCCTGGTGGACGAGGCGCGGCACTACGGCGAAGTCATCGTGCGCGGCGAAGTGCTCGGCGGGCGCCTGGCGGGCGGCGCCTTCATCGGCCCCAGCCTGGTCCAGGTCGGCGCGCTCGACTCGCCAATCGTGCAGGAGGAATTCTTCGGGCCGGTGCTCAACCTGGAAAGCTTCCGTGACGAAGCCGAAGCGGTCGCGCGCGCCAACGCCACCCGCTTCGGGCTGTCGGCCAGCGTGTGGACGCACGACGGCGCGCGTGCGCGCCGCGTTGCCCGCGCGCTGCGCAGCGGCACGGTGTGGATCAACACCCACAACAAGCTGCTGCCCGAAGCCGAGACCGGCGGCTTCGGCGCTAGCGGCTATGGCCGCCTGCACGGAGCCGAAGCGATGCTGGAATTCCTAGAGACGAAGCACGTGTATGAAGACATCGGACGTGTGAAGCCGCGCACGGAATCGACGTGA
- a CDS encoding SDR family NAD(P)-dependent oxidoreductase: MSKLKDRVAIVTGGAQGIGAAYARALAAEGARVAVADILDCTPVAKEIEAAGGCAMAITVNVADEASTRAMAQAVAEHFGRIDILVNNAAVYASLQLKPFEEIDVAEWDKVMAVNVRGPFLCARAVVPFMRTHKYGRIVNISSGTPFKGTPNLLHYVTSKGAILALTRAIAREVGGDGILVNTLAPGLVLSEGVIQNADMRDKLTGPVLASRAIKRDQMPEDLVKPLLFLVSDDCAFMTGETVVVDGGSVMH, translated from the coding sequence ATGAGCAAATTGAAGGACCGCGTCGCCATCGTCACCGGTGGCGCGCAAGGCATCGGTGCGGCCTATGCACGCGCACTGGCGGCTGAAGGCGCACGCGTGGCGGTGGCCGATATCCTCGACTGCACGCCGGTCGCCAAGGAAATCGAAGCCGCCGGCGGCTGCGCGATGGCGATTACCGTCAACGTCGCCGACGAAGCCTCGACCCGTGCAATGGCGCAGGCCGTGGCCGAACACTTCGGCCGCATCGACATCCTGGTCAACAACGCCGCAGTGTACGCGTCGCTGCAGCTCAAGCCCTTCGAGGAAATCGACGTCGCCGAGTGGGACAAGGTGATGGCAGTGAATGTGCGCGGGCCCTTCCTGTGTGCGCGCGCCGTGGTGCCGTTCATGCGTACCCACAAGTACGGCCGCATCGTCAACATTTCCTCCGGCACGCCGTTCAAGGGCACGCCCAACCTGCTGCACTACGTGACGTCGAAGGGCGCGATCCTGGCCCTGACGCGTGCGATCGCGCGCGAAGTCGGCGGCGACGGCATCCTCGTCAACACGCTCGCACCGGGCCTCGTGTTGAGCGAAGGCGTGATCCAGAACGCCGACATGCGCGACAAGCTGACCGGCCCGGTGCTCGCCAGCCGCGCGATCAAGCGCGACCAGATGCCGGAAGACCTGGTCAAGCCGCTGCTGTTCCTGGTGTCCGACGACTGCGCCTTCATGACCGGCGAAACGGTGGTGGTGGACGGCGGTTCGGTCATGCATTGA
- a CDS encoding TRAP transporter large permease, which yields MSIAAIFAVLLAFGVPIALVLAATALAYIYLSGNTVLYLSFPQVLYGSMENYGLIAIPLFMLVGELMNEGGITRRLIALASVFIGHVRGGLAYINIVANMFLASIIGSANAQTAVMSQVMVPEMVSKGYSRGFATATTCAGALLAPIIPPSMLFVIFGVLAQVSIGDMFIAGIIPGLLLGFTFMAVIALLGMRYRYPDGERLTRKQKVSNVLSAIPSLSVPAVMIGGILGGITTPTEAAAVGALMSIIVGRFAHGDIKTDRMGDMLLRVAINTGVVLVLVAAAGVFGWVIVFEKVPQQIAIILQQMTSDPFIFLMLVMVLLLGVGCVLDGIAALILLVPILLPVATQVYGINPYHFGLLICVNLTLGLLTPPVGAALYVASSVTGASPGEILKPLAPFLIATAAILVLLAWQPYLVTALIQ from the coding sequence ATGTCTATCGCAGCTATTTTTGCCGTCCTGCTGGCCTTCGGCGTGCCGATCGCGCTGGTGCTGGCCGCCACCGCCCTGGCGTACATTTACCTCAGCGGCAATACCGTGTTGTACCTGTCGTTTCCCCAGGTGCTGTACGGCAGCATGGAGAACTACGGCCTGATCGCCATTCCGCTGTTCATGCTGGTGGGTGAGCTGATGAACGAAGGCGGCATCACGCGCCGCTTGATCGCACTCGCTTCGGTCTTCATCGGCCACGTGCGCGGCGGGCTGGCCTACATCAACATCGTCGCCAACATGTTCCTGGCATCCATCATCGGCTCGGCCAATGCGCAGACCGCGGTGATGTCCCAGGTGATGGTGCCGGAGATGGTGAGCAAGGGTTATTCGCGCGGCTTCGCCACCGCCACCACCTGTGCCGGCGCGCTGCTGGCGCCGATCATTCCGCCGTCGATGCTGTTCGTGATCTTCGGCGTATTGGCACAGGTGTCGATCGGCGACATGTTCATCGCCGGCATCATCCCCGGCCTGTTGCTGGGCTTTACCTTCATGGCGGTGATTGCACTGCTGGGCATGCGCTATCGCTACCCCGACGGCGAGCGTCTGACCAGGAAGCAAAAGGTGAGCAACGTGCTGTCCGCCATTCCGTCGCTGTCGGTTCCCGCAGTGATGATCGGCGGCATCCTGGGCGGCATCACCACGCCTACGGAAGCGGCCGCAGTAGGCGCGCTGATGTCGATCATCGTCGGCCGCTTCGCGCACGGCGACATCAAGACCGACCGCATGGGCGACATGCTCCTGCGGGTGGCGATCAACACCGGCGTCGTGCTGGTCCTGGTGGCCGCAGCCGGTGTGTTCGGCTGGGTCATCGTGTTTGAAAAGGTGCCGCAACAGATCGCGATCATCCTGCAGCAGATGACTTCCGATCCGTTCATCTTCCTGATGCTGGTGATGGTCCTGCTGCTGGGCGTGGGCTGCGTGCTGGACGGGATCGCCGCGCTGATCCTGCTGGTGCCGATCCTGCTGCCGGTCGCAACGCAAGTGTATGGAATCAATCCGTATCACTTCGGCCTGCTGATCTGCGTGAACCTCACTCTGGGGCTGCTGACGCCTCCAGTCGGAGCTGCGCTCTATGTAGCGTCCAGCGTCACCGGGGCGTCGCCAGGCGAGATTCTCAAGCCGCTGGCACCGTTCCTGATCGCGACCGCGGCAATCCTGGTGCTGCTGGCCTGGCAACCCTATCTGGTCACCGCGCTGATCCAGTAA
- a CDS encoding TRAP transporter small permease codes for MSDGILRVERGAVRLLAFALPLMIIANTIGRAFRSPIYFMDELAIHCMVWIAMIGMSLTLKTRTAVSVTMLVDAVPLALMKSMKVLIDVIILTFAGILIYLCIKWFDPVALARVGFDFQEFSGETFNFMYQDTTNTLGMKKFWFWLIVPVAAMTTFVHALSNLLKTAATPAAALKELSASSGARGLD; via the coding sequence TTGAGCGATGGCATCCTGCGCGTCGAACGCGGCGCCGTGCGCCTGCTGGCATTCGCACTGCCCCTGATGATCATCGCCAATACCATCGGCCGCGCATTTCGCTCTCCCATCTATTTCATGGATGAACTCGCCATCCATTGCATGGTATGGATCGCCATGATCGGGATGTCGCTGACGCTGAAAACCCGTACCGCCGTATCCGTCACGATGCTGGTCGACGCGGTACCGCTTGCGCTGATGAAGAGCATGAAAGTCCTCATCGACGTCATCATCCTCACCTTCGCCGGCATCCTGATCTACCTGTGCATCAAATGGTTCGACCCCGTTGCGCTGGCACGCGTCGGTTTCGACTTCCAGGAATTTTCCGGGGAAACCTTCAACTTCATGTACCAGGACACCACCAACACCCTGGGCATGAAGAAATTCTGGTTCTGGTTGATCGTGCCGGTCGCCGCGATGACGACCTTCGTGCATGCGCTCTCGAATCTGTTGAAGACGGCCGCGACGCCTGCCGCGGCCTTGAAGGAATTGAGTGCGTCGTCCGGCGCAAGGGGACTCGACTGA